One window from the genome of Saccopteryx leptura isolate mSacLep1 chromosome 8, mSacLep1_pri_phased_curated, whole genome shotgun sequence encodes:
- the LOC136379497 gene encoding LOW QUALITY PROTEIN: mitochondrial-processing peptidase subunit beta-like (The sequence of the model RefSeq protein was modified relative to this genomic sequence to represent the inferred CDS: inserted 2 bases in 1 codon), giving the protein MLAPCLDYRIWTTLQVLAVGLWIDAGSRYENEKNNGTAHFLEHMAFKGTRKRSQLDLELEIENMGAHLNAYTSREQTVYYAKAFSKDLPRAVEILADIIQNSTLGEAEIERERGVILREMQEVETNLQEVVFDYLHATAYQNTALGRTILGPTENIKSINRKDLVDYITTHYKGPRIVLAAAGRVSHDELLELAKFHFGGSLSTHKGEIPALPPCKFTGSEIRVRDDKMPLAHLAVAVEAVGWAHPDTICLMVANTLIGNWDRSFGGGXWIRLCTSVTESEVARAKNLLKTNMLLQLDGSTPICEDIGRQMLCYNRRIPIPELEARVDAVNAETIREVCTKYIYDKSPAIAAVGPIEQLPDYNKIRSDMCWLRD; this is encoded by the exons atgttggcgcCCTGCCTTGACTACCGAATATGGACGACCCTTCAAG tGCTGGCAGTTGGGCTCTGGATTGATGCTGGAAGTCGATATGAAAATGAGAAGAACAATGGAACGGCTCACTTTCTGGAGCATATGGCTTTCAAGGGCACCAGAAAGAGATCCCAGTTAGACCTGGAACTGGAAATTGAAAACATGGGTGCTCACCTCAATGCCTATACCTCCAGAGAGCAGACTGTGTATTATGCCAAAGCATTTTCTAAAGATTTGCCAAGAGCTGTAGAAATTCTTGCTGATATAATACAAAATAGCACATTGGGAGAAGCAGAGATTGAACGTGAACGTGGAGTAATACTTAGAGAGATGCAGGAAGTTGAAACCAATTTACAAGAAGTTGTTTTTGATTATCTTCATGCCACAGCTTATCAAAATACTGCCCTTGGACGGACAATTTTGGGGCCAACTGAAAATATCAAATCTATAAATCGTAAGGACTTAGTGGATTATATAACCACACATTATAAGGGGCCAAGGATTGTACTTGCTGCTGCTGGAAGAGTTTCCCATGATGAACTGCTGGAGTTAGCCAAGTTTCATTTTGGTGGCTCTTTGTCCACACACAAAGGAGAAATACCTGCTTTGCCTCCCTGCAAATTCACAGGAAGTGAGATCCGAGTGCGAGATGACAAGATGCCTTTGGCACACCTTGCTGTAGCTGTTGAGGCTGTTGGTTGGGCACATCCAGACACTATCTGTCTCATGGTTGCGAACACTCTGATTGGCAACTGGGATCGCTCTTTTGGGGGAGG ATGGATACGACTCTGTACAAGTGTTACTGAAAGTGAAGTTGCACGGGCCAAAAACCTTTTGAAAACAAACATGTTGTTGCAACTTGACGGTTCCACCCCAATTTGTGAAGATATTGGTAGGCAAATGTTATGCTATAATAGAAGAATTCCCATCCCTGAGCtggaagcaagagtggatgctgTGAACGCTGAGACAATTCGAGAAGTGTGTACCAAATATATCTATGATAAGAGTCCAGCCATTGCTGCTGTTGGTCCCATTGAGCAACTACCAGATTATAACAAGATTCGCAGTGACATGTGCTGGCTTCGTGATTAA